GGACCCGGCGGGCCCGTCAATCGCGACGATCACTGTGCATGCTCAGGGGAGCCTATGAGTATAGGCCCCCTGCACCCACACGTCGATGCGGGCGGTGTGAGGAAGCGGTGAGGGAATGAGGGGACGGCGGGTCGCTCCGTCCCCTCCTCGCCCTACCGGATCGCCATCAGTTCCATGCCGGCCAGGTGCTCGGCGACGTACTCGGTCAGCATCGTGTAGAGGTGCCGCCGCGTGTTGCCGCCGTAGATCCCGTGGTTCCGGCCCGGGTAGATCATCAGGTCGAACTGCTTGTTCGCCGCCTGGAGCGCGTCGACCATCGCCATCGTGTTCTGGACGTGGACGTTGTCGTCAGCGCCGCCGTGGACGATGAGGAGGTCCTGCTCGTCCGTCAGGTTCCCGGCGTAGGTCGTCGGGCTGCCGAGGTCGTAGCCCTCGGCGTTCTTCTGCGGCGTCGAGAGGTAGCGCTCGGTGTAGATCGTGTCGTACTGGCGCCAGCTCGTCACGGGCGCGACGGCGATCCCGGCCGCGAACGTCTCGGGGCCGTCGCCGTAGGTCATGGCGAGGAGCGTGAGGTAGCCGCCGTAGCTCCAGCCCCAGATCCCCATCCGGTCCTCGTCGACGTAGCCCTGCTCGCCGAACCACTGCGCGGCGGCGATCTGGTCCTCGGCCTCCAGGATGCCGAGCCGGTTCTGCGTCACGGTCTTGAACGCCTTGCCGCGGCCGCCCGTCCCCCGGTTGTCGACGCCGGCCACCAGCACGCCGTAGGTCTCGGCGAGGTAGTGGTGCCAGAGGCGCTCCTGCCCGCCCCAGCTGTTCCGGACCTCCTGGCTGCCCGGGCCGCCGTAGGTGTGGATGAGGAGCGGGTGCGCCCGGTTCGGATCGAAGTCGCGCGGCTTGACGAGGTACGCGTTGAGCGGCGTCCCGTCGGCGCCCGGGACCGTCATGAACTCGGGCGCCGGGAGGTCGTAGCCCGCCAGCCGCTCGATGAGCGCCGCGTTGTCGACAAGCACGCGGATCTCGTCGCCGGACGTCCGGTAGAGCGTCGTCGTGGCCGGCGTCGTGGCCGTCGAGTAGGTGTCGACGAAGTAGTCGAAGTCGCGGCTGAGATCGACGCCGTGCCAGCCGGCGCCGGTCGTGACCTTCTCGGGCGCGCCGCCGTCGAGCGGGACGCGGTAGAGGTGGCGCTCGAGCGGGCTCTCGGCCGTCGTCGTGACGTAGGCCACGCCGGCCTCCTCGTCGACGCCGTGGAAGTCGGTCACGTCCCACTCGCCGGTGGTCACCTGTCGGACAAAGTCGCCGTCGTTCTCGTAGAGGTAGAGGTGGCCGTAGCCGTCGCGGTCGCTCCGCCAGACGAAGTGGTCGCCGTCGCCGAGGTACGTGATCGTGCCCGTCGAGAGGTCCGAGAAGCCGGTCTCGACCTCGATGTAGGAGTCGTTCTCCTCCTCGAGGATCTGCGTGACCGTGCCCGCCTCCGGGTCGCCGTAGAGGAGGTCGGCGTGGTTCTGGTCGCGGTTGAGGCGGAGCATCCAGACGTCCGAGGCGCCGTCCTCCAGGGCCGGCGTCCAGCCCATCGAGGCGATGTACTCGGTCTCGTCGCCGCCCTCGAACCACGTGTCGGTGTCGAAGAACGTCGTGTCGCCCGTCGCCACCTCTATCACGCCGACGCGGACCTCCGAGTTGGCCTCGCCGGCCTTCGGGTAGCGGAACGTCGTGGTCTCGGGGTAGAGCGTCCGGTAGTCGACCATCGAGAAGTCACGGGTGCCCGTCTCGTCGAGCTGGAAGAAGGCGATGTAGCGGCCGTCGGGGCTCCAGCGGAACCCGTCGCGGAGGCCGAACTCCTCCTCATAGACCCAGTCGAACGTCCCGTTGATCACGCCGCCGTCGGCCCCGTTCGTCGTGAGCGCGCGCTCCTGGCCGGTCGCGAGGTCGACCACGAACAGGTTCCGGTCGCGGACGAAGGCGACGTGCTCGGCCGCGGGGTCGAACTTAGCGAACATCTGGAAGCCCGCCGCACGGCTGGCGACCGGTGTGACCCTGCCCGTCTCGTTGTCGAGGACGTAGTAGTAGCCCTTCGTGTTGAGCCGCCAGACCTGCTCGGAGTCGGTGTAGAGCAGCGTCTTGGTGCCGTCCGCGGACGACGCGTAGTCCTCGATCTCGATCAGGCCGTCACCGTCGGGCTTCTCGAGGTCCGACCCGTCAATGATCGTCCGCTCCTGGTTCGTGGTCAGGTCGAGTTCGACGAGGCTGGAGGCCCCGGCGTCGTCGGTGTCGACGTAGAGGAGCTTCGCGCCGGACTCGGCCCAGCGGCCGCCCTGGAACCCGTCGCCGTAGAACTCGGGGCTGGCGAAGAGGGTCTCCAGCGTGAGCCGCTTCGGCCCGTCGGCCGTCTGCGCCTGGGCGAGCGGCGCCAACAGAAGAACGAGGACGAGGAGTGGCGAGAACCGGTGGCGCATGGATGATCGGTGCGGTGGGCAGGCGGAACGGAGGCGGACACGCGGAAAGTACACGCTCGCTGTAGGCTCCCTGCAGGTCCCGCCGTTGGGCCTTTCGGAAGCCTCGGCCGATTTCCCAGCTTGGGATCACCGCCGCCTCCCCCATGCGCACGCTCCTCCTGGCCGCCCTCGTCTCTCTCGCCGCCTGCGACACGAGCGAGTCGCTCTACCCCGGCCCCGGCGACCACCCCGAGGTCGACCTCGTCCAGCTTCTCGCCGCCGACCCCGGGCGCTACAACCTTCGCGCGGCCATCGCCGACGTCCAGCCGTGCCCCGAGGACCAGCTCATCCTGTGCGCGGCCGAGGCGACGCTCGTGCTCGTCGACCCCACCCCTGCCCCCTCCGACCCGGCCCAACGGGCCGCCTTGGTCCCGGTCGACGCGCCCGACCAGTTCCGCCTCGGGAGGCGCGGGACGTTCTCCCTCGAACTCCAGCGCTCGCCGTCCGGCACGGAGCCGACGTTCACGCTCCTGGGCTACGCGCTGGACTGATCGGGAGCGACAGCCGGAACGTCGCGCCCTCGCCGGGCACGCTCTCGACCGCTAGTGTCCCACCGTGTGCCTCCGCAACGGCGCGGGCGATCGCGAGCCCGAGGCCAGTGCCGGTGCCGCGCGTGCGCGGGCCCTCGCCGCGGTAGTACCGCTCGAACACGTGCTCCAGCACGTCGGGCGCGATCCCCTCGCCCGTGTCGGCGACCGCCAGCACGACCCGGCCCGCCTCGGCGCCGGCCCCGAGACGGACGGAGCCACCGGACGGCGTGTGACGCCGCGCGTTGTCGAGGAGGTTCGAGAGGGCGCGGACGAGCCGGGCGCCGTCGGCCTCGACCGTCGGGAGCCCGGCGGGCGCATCGACCTCGAACGAGACGCCGTCGGCCTCGAACGCCCGCGCGTGCTGGCGCCCCACGTCGCGGACGAGCTCGCCGACGGGGACCAGGCCGAGTCGGAGCGCCTGGTCGGGCCGGTCGAGGACCGAGAGCTCGAACAGGTCGGCCACGAGCGCGGCGGCGCCCTCCGCCTGACGACGCGCGGCGGCGACGGCGTCGGCCACGTCGTCCCTCCGGTCCTCGCCGGCGAACCGCTCGGCCTCGTCGAGCGTGACGCGGAGGGCGGCGAGCGGCGTCCGGAGGTCGTGCCCGACGTTGGCGACGAGCTCGCGGCGGAGCCGGTCGGTGTCGCGGAGCGACTGGATCGAGACCTCGACGCGCGCCGCCATCTCGTTGACGGCGCGGGCCAGCCTCCCCAACTCGTCGTCGCCCGCCTCGGGCAGCCGGTCGGCATAGTCGCCTTCGCCGAGCCGCTCGACGCGGCGCGTGACGTCGCGGACGGGCCGGAGCAGGCGGGACGCGAAGAGGGCGCCCAGCAACAGCGCCAGCGCGACGGCCACGAGGACCGTCACGAGCGTGGCCTGCCAGAACGCCCGCATCGTCCCGGCCCGCTCTTCGGCGACGGTTTGGCGGAGCGGCCGAACGAGGAGCGCGCCGGCGGGCAGGCCGTCGGGCGCGAGGATCGGCGCGAGGCCCCACCCGCCGCCGGGCGCGTCGAGGTCGACGGCGACGCGGCCGGCGTCGAGCGCGTCGAGCGCGTCGAGCGGCACGTCGGGTGCCGGCGACTCGCCGAACGTCTCGACGAGCGCGCCGGACTCGTCGAGCAGCGCGAGCGGATCGGGGAAGCGCGTGCCGAGGTCCGACCGCAGCCGGCTGCCGATCTCGACGGATCCGAACGGGCCGATGTCGGCCCGCGTCTCGACCTCCTCGGCCACGGCGTCGAGGCGGAGGCGGAGCGTGCCGGCCAGGAGCTCCGCGCTCCGGTCCTGCGCAAACACGCCGCTCAGCCCGACCGCCAGCAGCGCTGTCGCCACCTGCGCCCCCACGAGCACGCCGGCGACGCGCCAAAAAAGCGTACGGGACGACGGGCCGCGTCCCGCAGGCGACGGGCCAGCCGCGCCCTCGTGTGGTCCCTCCGCAGTCAGTGGTCGTCCCCGCGGAACTTGTACCCCACGCCCCACACGGTCCGGACGTGCTGCGGGTCGCCCGGGTCGGCCTCGATCTTCGCGCGGAGCCGCTGGACGTGGCTGTCGATGGTCCGATCGTACCCCTCGTACGAGATGTCCCAGATCTTCTGGAGCAGCTGGCTCCGTGTGAACGGCCGGTCCGGGTGCTGGGCGAGGAACAGCAGCAGGTCGAACTCGCGGACCGTCAGGTGGACCGGCTCGCCAGCGACGGTCACCTCGCGGCGGACCGGGTCGATGGCGAGGTCGCCGGCCGTGATCGGCTCGTCGGCATCGCTGGAGGGGCCGCTTGCCATCTGCTCGCGGACGGTCCGCACGCGGCGGAGCGCGGCCCGGATGCGGGCGACGACCTCCTGCAGGCTGAACGGCTTCGTGACGTAGTCGTCCGCCCCGACCTCCAGCCCGACGACGCGGTCGAGCTCGTCGGCGCGGGCCGTCAGCATGAGGATGTAGAGGAGCGGGTGGTCGGCGCGGAGGCGTCGGCAGACCTCGATCCCGTCGAGGCCCGGGAGCATCACGTCGAGCACCACGAGGTCGGGGACCGCCTTGGCGACCGCGTCGAGAGCGTCGGGGCCGGTGGCGGCCGTCGCGACCTCGTAGCCGGCGTCGGAGAGGCGACGGGCGAGCGTCTGGCGGAGGTCGTCGTCGTCCTCGACGACGAGGAGGGAAGCGGGAGACATCATGGTCCGGGTGACGCCGGAAGCTAGGCTCGGGTCCCCGACCGCAGGCGGCAGCGCACAAGCGGGACGGAGTCGCCACGGTTCTGTGACACGGCCGGCGGGGCGGGTGCGTTCTTGAGCGTACCTCCCCCCTCCCCATGCGGATCGCCCTCGTCCTGCTCGTCCTCGCTGCGGCCCCCGCCGTCGCCCAGCCCTCCGCGACATCGGTCGTCGAGGCGTGGCGGACCGACTGGCGGCGATCCGCACAGGGCCTGGCCGGAATCGACGTGCGCGAGGAGGCCGAATGGACGATCGACGGGCCGAGGGGCCGGACGGTCGTCGAAGCCGACGGGCGGATCCGCTACTCCCGAGGGATACCCGAGCGCGACCTCGACCGGGTCCTCGTGAATGGGCGCGAGGTGCCGGCGGACCGCGGCCGCGGCCAGGGGCAGCGCTGGCAACGCGCGTTCGGTCCCGCCGGGCGCGAGGTCCACGCCCCACCGCTCCTCCCCCTCGCCCTGCTCGGCACGGCGGAGCCCGACCGGATCGAGGCCGACCGCGAGGCCGGCGTCGCCGCGTGGCGCGTCGGGTTCGACTCGCCGGCCGGCCGCGCCGAGGCGTGGTTCACGCGGTCCGGCGCCCCCCACCTGCTCCGTGTTCGGACGGAGGGCGAGCGTCCCCGTGGCGGGCGGTTCATGCGCGACGTGCGGTACGCCCGCGTCCGCGGTCTCGACCTACCCGTTCGAGCCGAGGCCACGTTCACCGTCCGCCAGCGGCGCCGGCTCCGGGACTACCTCGTGACCCTCCGCGCCGACGCGACCTACACCGGCCACACCCTCCGCTAGCCCATGCGCCGCGCGCCCGCCCCGCTTCCGTACGCCGAGGCCGGCCTCCCCGACGAGGCCGCCGCCGCGCACGCGCTGAACCGGCTCGCGTTCGGACCGCGGCCCGGTGAGGCCGCCGAGGTCGCCCGCCGCGGCGTCGGGGCGTGGATCGACGAGCAGTTGACCCCGCCCGCCTCGGATCCCGACTCGGACCCGCGGCTCGCCGACCTCGACCAGCTCGGGTGGACGACCGAGGAGATCACGTCGCGCTACCTCACGCCGGCGTTCGCGCTCCGCCAGGCCGTCGCCGAGGGCGCCGTCCCGGACGGCTTCGGCCCGCGCGACCCCGAGATCCGCGACCGGCTGCAGGGGTGGATGGAGCGGAACGACATCCGGAGCGTCGCCGACCTTCGGCGCGACCTGCTCCGGGCCAAGCTCACGCGCGCCGTCCACGCGCGCGCGCAGCTCCGTGAGGTCCTCACCGACTTCTGGTACAACCACTTCAACGTCGACGGCCGGGGCGGGCAGATCCTCTACGTCCCGACCTACGAGCGCGACGCGATCCGGGCGCACGTCTTCGGCCGGTTCCGCGAGCTCCTCGGGGCCACGGCCCGCCACCCGGCGATGCTGACGTACCTCGACAACTGGCAGTCGCGCGCGCCGTCGGGTACGGCCGTCACGTTCGGCCGACCGCCCGGGCGGGGCGGGATCAACGAGAACTACGGCCGCGAACTCCTCGAGCTCCACACCCTGGGCGTCGACGGCGGCTACTCGCAGGACGACGTGATCGCCACGGCGCGCGCGTTCACGGGGTGGTCCGTCGTCCCGAATCGCAACGAGGCCTCGACCGAGCGAGTGGAGGCCGGGCTCGACCGGCTCGCGTCACGCGGGGCGCCGGTCGTCCGCGACGGCCTGTTCGTGTTCCGGCCGAACTGGCACGACGCCGAGCCCAAGACGGTCCTCGGGCGGTCCCTCCCGGGCGGGCGTGGGATCGAGGACGGCGAGGACGTGCTCGACCTGCTCGCGGCGCACGAGGCGACCGCCCGGCACGTCGCCCGCAAGCTGGCCATCCGGTTCGTCGACGACGACCCCGACGAGGGGCTCGTCGGCCGGCTGGCGGCGGTCTTCCGCCGGACCGACGGCGACCTCACTGCCGTCTTGCGGGCGCTGGTAGAAGACCGCGCCTTCTGGGACGCCGCGCGCTCCGGCCCCGACGGCGCGCCGTCGAAGGTCAAGACGCCGTTCGAGTTCGTCGCCAGCGCCGCGCGGGCAACGGCTACGCCGATCGAGGACGTCCGCGGGGTCCTCGGCCCGCTTCGCGACATGGGCGAGCCGCCCTACCACGCCGAGCCGCCGACCGGTTTCCCGGACCACGCCGCCGCGTGGGTCAACGCCGGCCTGCTCCTGACCCGGATGAACCTCGGCCTCCGACTCGCCGACGGCCGCGTCCGCGGGGCCCGACCTGACCTGGCCGTGCTGACGGCCGGCCGCGAGCCCGAGTCCATCGACGCCGCGCTCCAGACCTACGTCGGCGCCCTCCTCCCCGGGCGCGACCCGACCCCGACGGTCACGCTGCTCCAGCCGATCGTCCGCGAACCTGCCTTCGCCCGGCGCGTCGCCGAGGCGGCCACCCAGGCCGAGGCCGAGACGCCGGTCGCCCTTGACGACGACGGCGTGTTCGGCGAGACCCCCGAGCCACCGTTCGACCCCGACGACACGGCGGCCTTCGTCGTCGGGGTCGTCCTCGGCTCGCCCGCCTTCCAGCGGCAGTAGCCCCACCACCCCGTCGCCATGACCTCCCGTCGCGCCTTCCTCTCCTCGGGCGGCCTCGCCCTGCTCGCTGCCGGCGTCGGCGGCGTCCCCTCGTTCCTGACCCGGGCCGCCTCGGCGACGCCGTCCGGGTCCTTCCGCCGACGGAAGGTGCTGGTGACCGTCTTCCAGCGCGGGGCGATGGACGGCCTCGCGGCGGTCCAGCCGCTGTCGGACCCGATGCTGGCCCGGCTCCGCCCGACGCTGGCCCTCGACGCCCGCCGCCAGCTCGTCGACCTCGACGGCCGGTTCGGCCTTCACCCCTCGCTGAGACCGTTCGGAGACTATTTCCGGGAGGGGACGCTCGGCATCGTCCACGGCGTCGGCTCGCCGGTCGCGACGCGGTCGCACTTTGATGCGCAGGACTTTATGGAGACCGGCCGCCCCGGCGACAAGCGTGCCGACTCCGGCTGGCTCAACCGCGCGACGGGCCTTCTCGGCCATGAGCCGTCGACGCCGTTCCAGGCCGTCGCCCTGACGCCCGCGCTCCCGCTCTCCCTGCGGGGCGAGGCGCCGGCGCTTGCGATCGCCAACCTCGAGGACTTTGGGGTGATGGCGCCCGGCGCGATGGCGGCGACGGGCGAGAGCCTGGAGGCGCTCTACGCCCAAACCGCCGGCGACCTGCTTAGCAGCGCGGGACGAGAAGGACTCGAGGCCGCGAACGTGCTCGACCAGGCCCGGCTCGACCAATACCGCCCCGAGAACGGCGCCGACTACCCCCGCTCGGAGCTCGGCGAGAGCCTCCGCCAGATCGCCCAGCTCATCAAGGCCGACGTCGGGCTCCAGGTCGCGTTCGCCGAGGCCGGCGGGTGGGACACGCACGCGCGCCAGGGCGCCGCGGACGGCTCGTTCGCTCGCCGCGCCGCCGACCTCGCCCAGAGCGTCGCCGCCTTCTGGACCGACCTCGAACGCTACCAGGACGACGTCGTGGTCCTGACGATGACCGAGTTCGGCCGGACCGTCGCCGAGAACGGGACGGGCGGGACCGACCACGGCCGGGCCTCCGCCATGTTCGTCCTCGGCAACGCCGTCCGTGGCGGCGAGGTGCACGGCGCGCCCCTCGTGCTCGATCCCGACGCTCTAGAGGACGGCCGCGACCTGCCCGTCACGACCGACTTCCGGGCGCTCTTCGCCGGCGTCGCCGGCCCGCACCTCGGGATCGCGACCGGCGACGGGCTGTTCCCGGGCTGGGCCGGCCGGCCGCTCGACGTCCTGCGCAGCTAGGCGCGCCTCGGCGCCGAGGCGGGACCGGACGGCTCCCTCTGGAGGGCGCCGGCTACTTGTAGACCGAGTCGGCGTCGAAGACCGGCTCGCCGACCGTTTCGAGCTCGCCGTCCTCGACCTTCCGGTAGAAGCAGCTCCGGTGGCCCGTGTGGCACGCCGCCCCGCCGACCTGCTCGATCCGGAACAGGAGCGCGTCGCCGTCGCAATCCACGTAGGCCGACTTGACGCGCTGGACGTTCCCGCTCGTCTCGCCCTTGACCCAGACCTTCTGGCGCGACCGGCTCCAGTACGTCATGACGCCGGTCTCGAGCGTCTGCTGAAGCGTCTCGCGGTTCATGTAGGCGAGCATGAGCACGT
This sequence is a window from Rubrivirga marina. Protein-coding genes within it:
- a CDS encoding DUF1501 domain-containing protein translates to MTSRRAFLSSGGLALLAAGVGGVPSFLTRAASATPSGSFRRRKVLVTVFQRGAMDGLAAVQPLSDPMLARLRPTLALDARRQLVDLDGRFGLHPSLRPFGDYFREGTLGIVHGVGSPVATRSHFDAQDFMETGRPGDKRADSGWLNRATGLLGHEPSTPFQAVALTPALPLSLRGEAPALAIANLEDFGVMAPGAMAATGESLEALYAQTAGDLLSSAGREGLEAANVLDQARLDQYRPENGADYPRSELGESLRQIAQLIKADVGLQVAFAEAGGWDTHARQGAADGSFARRAADLAQSVAAFWTDLERYQDDVVVLTMTEFGRTVAENGTGGTDHGRASAMFVLGNAVRGGEVHGAPLVLDPDALEDGRDLPVTTDFRALFAGVAGPHLGIATGDGLFPGWAGRPLDVLRS
- a CDS encoding DUF1800 domain-containing protein → MRRAPAPLPYAEAGLPDEAAAAHALNRLAFGPRPGEAAEVARRGVGAWIDEQLTPPASDPDSDPRLADLDQLGWTTEEITSRYLTPAFALRQAVAEGAVPDGFGPRDPEIRDRLQGWMERNDIRSVADLRRDLLRAKLTRAVHARAQLREVLTDFWYNHFNVDGRGGQILYVPTYERDAIRAHVFGRFRELLGATARHPAMLTYLDNWQSRAPSGTAVTFGRPPGRGGINENYGRELLELHTLGVDGGYSQDDVIATARAFTGWSVVPNRNEASTERVEAGLDRLASRGAPVVRDGLFVFRPNWHDAEPKTVLGRSLPGGRGIEDGEDVLDLLAAHEATARHVARKLAIRFVDDDPDEGLVGRLAAVFRRTDGDLTAVLRALVEDRAFWDAARSGPDGAPSKVKTPFEFVASAARATATPIEDVRGVLGPLRDMGEPPYHAEPPTGFPDHAAAWVNAGLLLTRMNLGLRLADGRVRGARPDLAVLTAGREPESIDAALQTYVGALLPGRDPTPTVTLLQPIVREPAFARRVAEAATQAEAETPVALDDDGVFGETPEPPFDPDDTAAFVVGVVLGSPAFQRQ
- the hisI gene encoding phosphoribosyl-AMP cyclohydrolase, coding for MDLQPLLDAATFNDDGLVAAIAQDDATGDVLMLAYMNRETLQQTLETGVMTYWSRSRQKVWVKGETSGNVQRVKSAYVDCDGDALLFRIEQVGGAACHTGHRSCFYRKVEDGELETVGEPVFDADSVYK
- a CDS encoding response regulator transcription factor; the encoded protein is MSPASLLVVEDDDDLRQTLARRLSDAGYEVATAATGPDALDAVAKAVPDLVVLDVMLPGLDGIEVCRRLRADHPLLYILMLTARADELDRVVGLEVGADDYVTKPFSLQEVVARIRAALRRVRTVREQMASGPSSDADEPITAGDLAIDPVRREVTVAGEPVHLTVREFDLLLFLAQHPDRPFTRSQLLQKIWDISYEGYDRTIDSHVQRLRAKIEADPGDPQHVRTVWGVGYKFRGDDH
- a CDS encoding S9 family peptidase — translated: MRHRFSPLLVLVLLLAPLAQAQTADGPKRLTLETLFASPEFYGDGFQGGRWAESGAKLLYVDTDDAGASSLVELDLTTNQERTIIDGSDLEKPDGDGLIEIEDYASSADGTKTLLYTDSEQVWRLNTKGYYYVLDNETGRVTPVASRAAGFQMFAKFDPAAEHVAFVRDRNLFVVDLATGQERALTTNGADGGVINGTFDWVYEEEFGLRDGFRWSPDGRYIAFFQLDETGTRDFSMVDYRTLYPETTTFRYPKAGEANSEVRVGVIEVATGDTTFFDTDTWFEGGDETEYIASMGWTPALEDGASDVWMLRLNRDQNHADLLYGDPEAGTVTQILEEENDSYIEVETGFSDLSTGTITYLGDGDHFVWRSDRDGYGHLYLYENDGDFVRQVTTGEWDVTDFHGVDEEAGVAYVTTTAESPLERHLYRVPLDGGAPEKVTTGAGWHGVDLSRDFDYFVDTYSTATTPATTTLYRTSGDEIRVLVDNAALIERLAGYDLPAPEFMTVPGADGTPLNAYLVKPRDFDPNRAHPLLIHTYGGPGSQEVRNSWGGQERLWHHYLAETYGVLVAGVDNRGTGGRGKAFKTVTQNRLGILEAEDQIAAAQWFGEQGYVDEDRMGIWGWSYGGYLTLLAMTYGDGPETFAAGIAVAPVTSWRQYDTIYTERYLSTPQKNAEGYDLGSPTTYAGNLTDEQDLLIVHGGADDNVHVQNTMAMVDALQAANKQFDLMIYPGRNHGIYGGNTRRHLYTMLTEYVAEHLAGMELMAIR
- a CDS encoding sensor histidine kinase; amino-acid sequence: MLVGAQVATALLAVGLSGVFAQDRSAELLAGTLRLRLDAVAEEVETRADIGPFGSVEIGSRLRSDLGTRFPDPLALLDESGALVETFGESPAPDVPLDALDALDAGRVAVDLDAPGGGWGLAPILAPDGLPAGALLVRPLRQTVAEERAGTMRAFWQATLVTVLVAVALALLLGALFASRLLRPVRDVTRRVERLGEGDYADRLPEAGDDELGRLARAVNEMAARVEVSIQSLRDTDRLRRELVANVGHDLRTPLAALRVTLDEAERFAGEDRRDDVADAVAAARRQAEGAAALVADLFELSVLDRPDQALRLGLVPVGELVRDVGRQHARAFEADGVSFEVDAPAGLPTVEADGARLVRALSNLLDNARRHTPSGGSVRLGAGAEAGRVVLAVADTGEGIAPDVLEHVFERYYRGEGPRTRGTGTGLGLAIARAVAEAHGGTLAVESVPGEGATFRLSLPISPARSPGA